One part of the Acidobacteriota bacterium genome encodes these proteins:
- a CDS encoding PEGA domain-containing protein — MKRTFLILLALVGCAAICVAQTPWQYARIVDVRKSVETKTKAWVVNTPITEDLITYTISVQAQDKIIMGTYELTPEESAPPEEWTTNYPVKIQIAADRLFVRGPTGEIRLHITRRKAGKIMTPLTADEKKQLEQIEAPAGSMVGFSTEKTAGAAAPPAENTPPPEPVALPPTTGVVTVRSTPYLSEVFVDGDSMGYTPAKVSLPPGKHSFRVEKAGYKPWTKEIAITVGSELTLDANLEKK, encoded by the coding sequence ATGAAGCGGACTTTTCTTATCTTGCTAGCGCTGGTCGGATGCGCGGCGATCTGTGTGGCGCAAACGCCCTGGCAATATGCCCGCATTGTCGACGTTCGCAAGTCGGTGGAAACCAAGACCAAGGCTTGGGTTGTGAACACCCCGATCACCGAGGATCTGATCACTTACACAATCTCCGTGCAGGCGCAGGACAAGATCATCATGGGGACGTACGAGCTGACTCCGGAAGAGTCCGCACCGCCGGAGGAGTGGACGACCAATTATCCGGTGAAGATCCAGATCGCGGCGGATCGGCTGTTTGTACGTGGGCCAACGGGCGAAATCCGGCTGCATATTACTCGCCGCAAGGCGGGCAAGATCATGACGCCCCTCACCGCCGATGAAAAGAAACAGCTGGAACAGATAGAAGCGCCGGCTGGATCGATGGTTGGATTTTCCACCGAAAAGACTGCTGGAGCGGCTGCTCCTCCCGCGGAAAACACTCCGCCGCCAGAGCCGGTCGCCTTGCCGCCAACAACGGGCGTGGTGACGGTGCGGTCTACGCCTTATCTTTCCGAAGTCTTCGTGGACGGCGATTCGATGGGATACACGCCGGCCAAGGTGAGCCTGCCTCCCGGGAAACATTCGTTTCGAGTGGAGAAGGCCGGATACAAGCCCTGGACGAAAGAGATCGCGATCACAGTTGGATCGGAGTTGACTCTGGACGCTAATCTGGAGAAGAAGTAA